Below is a genomic region from Caretta caretta isolate rCarCar2 chromosome 18, rCarCar1.hap1, whole genome shotgun sequence.
caTCCTGTCTtgcgacagtggccaatgccaggtgccccagagggaatgaacagaacaggtcatcatcaagtgatccaaatcatcaagtgatctctcaAGCTGAGCACTCAGTATCATTTGTCactttgaaaaatcttggcctgCTCGTATAAGaccatcaccgtggtatctggCTATGTTACCCAAACAGAAAGTACAGCAGGCACTGTTTGGGGAAAGCAAACATTTACTCTACtaaaaggccagatcctgaaaAGTGCAGAGCACTCGCACCACCAAGCTTCAATCAGGCCAGTGCATAAAACACTACATCCGCACAGAGGCACTCTGGATAAGATGATCTGCAGTAATCAAGAGCTATTGTTGATACAACACCCAAATCCAGGTGTCTGGGAAATTTGcaaacaggagacagtttctgCAAATTTCACGCTGTGAAAGAGGTCATGTAAAGCAACTTTAGTCAAATTGGATCATCTCCATGGCATGGGACGTGATCCTGCACGCCTCCCTCAGGCAAATACAGACtcttcctactgaagtcaatgagactccaGGCCTGAATACATGCCACTCACTGAGTGAAGGGAGCCAGGATCAAGCCCCTGGTTTGCAGAAGAGCCCACGCAGAGGTCATTGCTGGATATTTGACTACCGAGGACCAAACACAGAGTTATTTATTTAATGAATTTTGCAAAACAAATTTGCCTGCGTCATTCTCACCTCTTTTAATTCTATTTGACAAGATTTTTTGGGACCTGCCACCGCaagattctctctcttttctcccctgctccctgtggcCTTTTTAAATTTCCTGAGAAGCATGAGCTCCGAGAAGAGCAAAGCCATGGCTAGAGCCCTGCTGCTGTACCTGAGTTTTgtcagctccgcggcccacagACGCACATGCATGTCTGCTCAGTTTAAAAAGCCGGGTGATTATATCCTGGGAGGCTTATTCCCTTTTGGAATGAATACCATGAACCTGAGCGAGCGACTGGAGCCCAGTGTCGTCGTGTGTGACAGGTAAGAAGGGGTCTGTCAAGGATATCATCCTAATTGGCATACAGTGACTTTGGTCACCCCCCGGGGGTAGGGgttgggagagggagaggggcttTTATGTAGCAAACAATCTGATGTCTTAGTCACAGAGGACGACATTTGAGGCGAGTTCGGAAGAAAGAGAGCTATGGTACCCGGCGAGGTGGGGCGCGGAGGGCATTGCCACGGCGATGGCAGGTGCTGGAATGGGAAATCTTCGGCACTCTCCCGCTGATGTTATTCACTCCAGCATCAGATGCCACCACTCGCCTCCAAAGACACTTTGGTCAGCGATTTTAATGGTGCTGGCCTGTTTGGCTGTTCCCACGGAAAGGATTCTGCTGCATCTGCCATGATGGTTTCAATATGCTGTGGGTTTAGACCGGGCTGTAAGTGTGCCTGGGACGCTGACAGAGCATGGTGGCTTCTTATCGCATTTGTAACCCGCTGGGAAGCTCACCAGGCCTACTGGGGGCAGATGCTTACAAACCAGGATAAGAAAGATCCCGGCTAGGTGATGAGCACCCTCCACTCTCACCAAATTCAACCAGAGcagaggatgctcagcactttggatGATTGGGCCCTATGCACTTACACGTTCCAATCCCtgctcagcaaagcatttaagcacctagactttaaggccagaagggaccatcgtgatcattgCGTCTGACCTCTGCACGTTGCAGGTGACGATACCTCACCCGCCCACTGCTGTAATAGAcccccaacctctggctgagttaccgaCGTCCTCAAATCAGGGTTTGAAGACGTCAAGTTAcaaagaattcaccatttacactacttTAAACCTGCAGGTGGTCTgtgtcccacgctgcagaggaaggcgaaaaaccaccagggtctctgccaatctgacctggggaaaaattccttcccgaccccaaatatggcgctcagttagaccctgagcatgtgggcaggaCCCACCAAGCAGACACTCTATGTGCAggcattcaaatcaatgggagttaagaacgtgcttatgtgctttgctgagttAGAGCCTACATGAAGAAGGGCATCACTGAAAAGTGAGGAAATTCTTCCTCGGCCAGTACCTGCTGTGTTAAAGCCTCAGAACACAGAGGCAATCCAGACTTTTGTGAAACGGGTGAAATTTTAATAAGGGACACTTAAATTTGGAGAAGATTCCACAAGCCCACATGCAGAGATACGAGCTGACTTGGGTGCAGTTCATTGCTTCAGGCTTTGAGGTGAAATCTGGTGTTCTGGATTATTTTTTGCTTTGAGTCAACTCCCAGGAAAAGCCAGCCTCAGAGGAAGCAAGCCTCACACAGATCaaacatggtggggggggggggcggggcgcacCAGGGGGCCCATACACCAACTCCAGAGAGCAATCAGCCCCATCTCCCAGCGTACAGTCCTACAATAGTCATTACTTTGTAGCTGAATGCTGTAGGCAGGGCTCAGCTCAAGATAGAGAATTTATTCATCTTGCACACTAGCTCTTACCTGTGTACTTGCGATTGATATTTCTTTGTCAGATTCCCAAATTAGTCACATTTACAGGGACGATATAGGCTGCCAACAAGCCCAGACCACAATGGCAATATGTATACACACCTCCATTTGCAGGGAGTGGAAAAGAGACCCTTGTGTCCCATCCACTGTAAAGGACagaactgaagtcaacagcacaCTCCACACACAATGGTCTAGTGGTTAACACATAGGGAGTCAAGGGCactgggttcaaatcccatctctgccacagacttcgtGTGTGACACAGGATGAATCACTTCCCcgctctgtacttcagtttcctcacctgtgaAATACAGAGAATATATTTACCTACCACCCAATGGGGCTTCAAAGCTGAATTCATTAGTGCTTGGAGATCTTCAGGCAGAAGGTACAAAATCTTACAAAGGTCCTGGTTACAGTCAAGCTCTGCTGATAGTTAAGTCATCTCCTGTAGAATCCGGATTTGCTAGAGGCAGGCTCAGCTATACCGGTCTGCACATCTGTGCTAATGCACGGCTGCCGAGAGCTCAAAGAGCATAgaataaattcatccctagtgCAATGGCACTGATCAGTCTGGCTTCATGCAGTTCTAGGTCACTGCTTTGCTGTTTCCCCTACCTGCAGGTTATATGCTTCTGGCCTGATCTGGGCTCTAGGGATGAAGTTTGCCATCGATAAAATCAACAACTCCACTTCCCTCCTCCCGGGAATAAAACTGGGCTATGAAATCTACGACACCTGCTTAGAGCCTGTGGTGGTCATACAGCCCAGCTTGTTATTCCTGACCAGGGAGGGCAGCACTGGCATCGGAGTCCTGTGCAGCTACACCGACTACCAGACCCGAGTAACAGCTGTGATTGGGCCTTATGTGTCAGACCTCGCTCTGATTACAGCCAAGCTCTTCGGCTTCTTTCTCATCCCGCAGGTAAGTCTTTGGAGAATCACGGCTTTTGCATTATAGGGGTTTGGCCCGGAGAGGGTGAgaggctagtggttagagtgctagCCTGGGCCTGGGGAgacctggttcaattccctgatCCACCACAGACATGGTGAGTTACTTcgtctctctgtccctcagtcccctgtctgtaaaatggggctaccTCTCAGGGGCGTGTGGATAAATGCACTCATGACTGTGGGGCTCAGACACTGCGCTGATAGAGGGCTATCGAAGTAAGACAGAGGGGTTGTGTGTTTCCTGATCACACGCGAGCTCCCTGGCTGGTGCCAGCAGACCGCTCTGGAGAGTGAAGCCGCTTTGCTGTACAAGTTGCTGCTGTTGATCCAATAGGTCTAAACGCTGCTCCGTGGGTACAGTTTGGGCCTCCGTCTGGGAGGTACTGAGCACTCTAGATTCCTATCAGTGGAATCAAGGGGGCTTGGCCCAGGCCCTCTGCCTACAGAGGGAAGCTCAGTTTCTTGATACTAGATCCCCTTTGAACAGGCGGCAGGGTGAAAATGCAGAGCGAGGAAATGACCAGCAGTGGGCGTTTACATACTGGGGAAAGTCACTGATTTTCATCCTCATGTCTGCAGTCTCCCCAGTCAGTCAATCTACTTCCTTCTTACGCCTTTACCCTGAACCCGTCTTTTAGGCACCCCGCGCTATCAGATGTAATGGGACTGGGTGACAGGCTGGAATCGGTGGTTCTGGCTCCCAGTGGTTCTCTCCAGGACCAGCTTTGGTCTCACAGGATACATCTATGCTGGAGAGGTAATTTCCGGCGTGGGCGGACGTATGCACACTCTCTCTGTACGAGCTAGAGAACCATGAACAGCAGCGCAGGTATGGCTGCGCAGGCAGGAGGATGGTCTGGCCTCCCCCAGCACAATCCCATCCGACATCCTAGGTTATGTATTCAGGGTGGACAGCCCGGCCCGCAACCTGCGCTTCCATGTCCACACTGCTGGTTTTAGCATGGTAGATCAATCAGAGCTAGCGCAGGTATGTCTGCCCAAGATGGAAATTATACCTCCAGTCCAGACAAGATGTTGGAGGGAATATCTTTgactgggccaacttctgttgctgagagtcTCAAGCTGAGCTCAGggtggcttgaaagcttctctctcaccaacagaacctggtccaatcaaagatatgacctcccccaccttctctctctcatatcctgggacagacacgGCTACAACTATACTGCATACCTCCAGTCCAGTGCAGACGTATCCAGACACACTGGTCTCTCCCCCATTTCCAGGTTAGCTACGGAGCCAGCAGTGAGAAACTCAGCCAAGAGGAGTATTACCCGTCCTTTTTCCGGACTGTTCCCAGTGATAAGAGCCAGTCGAAAGCCCTGGTGCAGCTAATCAACAAGTTTGAATGGAACTGGATTGTGGCCATTGGGAGCGAAAACGAATATGGCCGTGAAGGCCTAGGCACCTTCTCCAACTTGGCCACAGCCCAGGGCATCTGCATAGCCTATGAGGCATTGATTCCTGCTGACCCATCAGCCCCACAAGATCACCAGAAACTGGAGAAAATAATCAAGTACATCAATGAGACCCAGGTGAATGTAATTGTCCTCTTCTCCGTGGACAAGCCAGTGCAGGCCCTGCTGGAACTGTGGATCAGTCATGGCTTCAGCCAGAAGGTATGGATTGCCACTGAAGCCTGGGTGATGTCTGACATAGTCACCTCCATCCCTAACATCCAGACCATTGGGACAGTCATCGGCTTTACCATCAAGGGAGGCATTGTACCTGGCTTTCAAGACTACGTCACTGACCTCTTCGCATCCgtccagcaggagagcttctgccGGGCTTCCTGGGAGTACAGCCGCGACGCCGACTCTACGGTGCTTGGCCCGCAGTGCAGGCAGTGCGACAACGTCTCCCTGCCCGACATCTCTCACTTGCTGGAGAACCAGCAGACCTACGCGGTGTACGTCGCGGTGTACAGCATGGCCCACGCGCTGCACCAGGCGCTGGGGTGCACGGCGGAAGGGTGCCCCAAAGCGACTGTCAAGTCCTGGCAGGTGAGCGAAGGCCAGAGTCTCAGCAGCAGCTTTTCCACTCCGACCCATCTGTCACGCTGCCGGCTTTCTCCCATCGGTCCTTTTCCAAATGCTAAGATTAATCCCCCTTGCCGTCTCCCGACATGAGCCCGTGACCTGAGCCACACTGACCAATTCCTTTAACTGAAGCATAGGATCTGCCATAACGGCTCATCGTGCCATTGGCCCATCAGGTCCAGTTTCCTGCCTCTGGCAATGGCCAAAATGTGGTCCAGTGGCCtctgagtcaggagacctggattctattcctgactctgccacagaccttCTGGGTGACTTCCAGGCAAGTTACTTGCCCTTGGTGTGCCCCCGTTTCCGCAGCTGTAAAACCAGGAAAgcagtactttgagatctacaaagGAACAGCGTATTTATTAACACGACCCCACACTGCAGTAAAGGGCCGTTAAACGTGCAACAGGTCTCCAAGTCAGTTCCACACCAAGGATAATGCTAGATCAATGCTTTATAAAAAGGGGAGATTCCTTCCTGAGCCCAGCAGTTATCAGCTGATGTCCAGAAGCCTGAGAGCTGATGGCTGCTACCTTAGCCTGCCCAGGTGACAATGATTTCAATCAGAAAATGAGACATTCATACCCAGCCCACTGCCACACTCAAAGCAGGTCTGTCTCCctgcaatgtaaacccagggttagtagaacttgagccagcagaccctgggtttggtAACCTAGGGCTTGAGAGGGCTGTCTAccctcatttgtaaccccagctAGGAATCACTGTATATGGGCTCCAGCACCAGCACCGTATTATGCAACCCTGGGGCCAACCAGCTATACCCTACATTTCCTAGCGCCCTCCCAAAACGTGGCCCACACTAGCCCTTTGTTCGTGAAGCAGCGTGGGAAAAGGTCACTGTCCACCAAGCTTGACCATCCAGAGAACAAAGAAAGGtcggcccatgggattgtgggatacttttggcggCCTTCCAGGGCATGAGTCAAATGGGtctgtgtctacattgcaaagcaatagggcttgaaccctggctCCTGGCTCCATCCTCGTGGAGCCCTGGGTCCTGGGATCGGAGTCCTGGGTTAGTGTGATGTGTGTGTAGCGGGAAGGGGGGTTAGCCTTGAGCCTGAGTTTGACACCTGGGCTAATACTGCCATGTAGACACACCCCGTACACTGTAGTCATGGGGTGTGGTTGTAGGTGAAGCCGACATACCCAAGTTAGCTTTAATTGATTTAACTTGGGTCCCACAGCAGCAAGCTTCAGCATGGGTTGTACACAAACCCACCCCAAACCTTGGGCAATTACTTGTGGGGATAGCCTGGGCTGAAGCGCTTGCTGCCACAGCTTTACTGAGCTCGCTAGACGAAAGCTAGCTCTGCTACGTCAGGTTGGGCCGCAATCACACCCAGCGATTGCAATCCAGACGTACCCAATATCGGCGAGTGCTTGGCAAAGTCTCTCAGCCTCCCGCCGCCCACTGCCAATCGTGccttctccccttttctctgcagctgctggacATCATGAAAACGCTTCGGTTCACCCTTGATAACCAGTCATTCCAGATGAACCAGTTCCATAGCACAAACCAGGGCTACGACGTCATGTTTTGGAGCTGGCAGAAAAACAGCCTCCAGTATATATCCGTCGGAGACTACCGGGGGTCCTTAAGCATCGACACATCCCAGATTCGTTTTCACACCCTGGATAACACGGTAAAGGGTGAGGGCAGAGGTGCTGCTAATCACAACACAGTAACAAAGCTGCACCTACCTACCCACCCAGCTTGCTTGCTGTGGCCACTCAGGACTTTATGGCTACAGCAGTTCCTCCTGCTCCCAAACAGACCCCAGCTGTGTGAGCTAAAGGAGAGTCCTCCTTAGCAGTATAGGGACTCAGACACAGAGCTCTGGTCCTACCCAATACGGGGCATTGGTGCCCATACTCAGCCCGTGTGGTTCAGTATCGTCAAATTGCTGCTGCTGAATGTCTGTGGCTTTGTTCATCTTCCAGAAGCCTGTATCCACGTGTTTTCAGCGGTGTGAACCAGGGCAGATTAAGAGAGTGAAGGGATTCCACCTCTGCTGTTATGACTGTATCGACTGTGAAGAAAACACCTACCAGGGCACCAGAGGTGAGGCTTGGGAAAAGCAACTGTCTGAATAACCCATATCCCAGCTGACTTTAGGGTCACACAACTTCCTCTAAGGAAAATTGGTGTCCAATTCTATGCTGTTCCTCTGAGAGGCCTGGTGTACAAGATGCAGACCATGGGGAGGAGGGACAAAGGTGAGTTGAAGCCATCTTTGCCTGGCCTGATCCTGGGCCAGTGCTGCTCCCACCATAAGTTTGGAGCAACCCTGGGGCTGCTCTATTTACAGCCTCCAAAGGGCCGAGTCACAGCTCCACATTTCTGTAGTGGCATGGGCTGCAGACATGTGCTCCTGCCCTTGGCCTGCTCCTAGCGTACCCCCTACACTTGTGAATAGGCCAGGGTTGGTTATGCCAGCCCCATGGTGGGGGAATTTCCCCCAGTACCTTGTGACACCTTTGCAGCCCCTGTATGCAGCTCGAGTGGCATGGGGTGGGTGAGCAGCTTTCACTCGCCTATTGGTCTGCCCCTGCTACTGGCCagtacaggattgttccctatgatatattctccagtgctttgtccagcATCCTTCTGAAGGGCTCAGGTGACAGCCAACGCAGGGCCAAAGCAGCGGGAGTGAGCCTATGTGACATGACgggattttatttttagttttgtgaGAAGGTGAAAATGATCATTGTGGCACAACTGACGGGTCTTTTGGAAGCAGGGGCGCCTGCCTGATGGGGGGAGTAGAAGCGGAAAATACCCAGGGCTTGTTTGGGGGCGGACAGGGGAGGAGATTGGCTAGTCACAGGCTCTGGGGACCCTGAAGATGCTTGCATATTTCCGGCGACTGTAGGAACTGCATCGGCTGCTCCGTTCACCCGTGCCGGTGACCCGTCATCACGAGCTGCCTGCAGCAGGGTCATTGCAGCCCAGAGAGACGGCGTGCAAAGCCGTGCCCAGCCTCACGTCCCCTCCTCATTGCTTGTTTTCAGAGGATTTGTTTTGCACTGAGTGCCCAGAGCACCAGTGGTCACCTATTCGAAGCACCAAGTGTTACGACCGCAGCGAGAGGTACCTCTTCTGGGACGAGCCGCTCGTCATCGGCTTGCTGGTCCTCATGCTCTTCGCCACGGTGCTGACCTGCCTGTCAGCAGTGCTCTTCCTTAAGAGCCTCAACACGCCCCTGGTGCAGGCGTCCGGGGGCACCAGGAGCATctttgccctgctctgcctcttgctGACGTGCCTCAGCTTCTGCCTGCATATAGGGAAGCCCAGCGTTGTCAGCTGTATGGTCCAGCAGCCCTTCTACGCCCTGGGCCTCAGCGCTTGCTTCTCCACCTTCTTAGTCAAGTCACTGGAGATCGTCTTGCTGACGGAGTTCACAAGCTGTCCCAAaagctccctgctctgggtgaCCCAGAAGAGGGCTTGGCTCGTTGTCGCCATTGCCTGCCTGGTTGAGAGCATGCTCTGTTTTTGGTACATCTACTCGGTTCCAGCCATCCCGGCGAGCAATTACAAGCTGCTGCACTCCCAGGTTCTGATCGGTTGTAGGGTTCAGTCCTGGTTCGCCTTCATTATGATCCACGGCTACACCGGCGGCCTGGCATTCATCTGTTTCCTCTGCACTTTCATGGTGCAGACCCCTGCCAAGAGGTACAACATGGCCCGGGGGATAACATTTAGCATGCTGTCCTACTTTGTTACTTGGATCGCTTTCGTTGCCACCTATAGCACGGTGCAGCCCACGCAGCAGCCCGCTGCGCAGATCTGCAGCGGGCTGCTGTGTGTGCTGGGGCTCCTGGCCTCCTACTACCTCCCAAAATGTTACATCCTTTTGTTTAAGCCCGAATGGAACACGGTGGCTTATTTCCAGTTACACCAAGGAGGGGCCTCATGAGAAGGACTCCCGCTAACCAGACCTGTTCTAGGCTGCTGTGAAATAGAAGTTGGGAGGGCTTTAAATGTTAGCGAGGATGGTTTGGTTTGTAATGACACCATGAGCTGCAGTCGAAAGACACAATTACtgtataaaaatacacacacagcc
It encodes:
- the TAS1R3 gene encoding taste receptor type 1 member 3, which codes for MARALLLYLSFVSSAAHRRTCMSAQFKKPGDYILGGLFPFGMNTMNLSERLEPSVVVCDRLYASGLIWALGMKFAIDKINNSTSLLPGIKLGYEIYDTCLEPVVVIQPSLLFLTREGSTGIGVLCSYTDYQTRVTAVIGPYVSDLALITAKLFGFFLIPQVSYGASSEKLSQEEYYPSFFRTVPSDKSQSKALVQLINKFEWNWIVAIGSENEYGREGLGTFSNLATAQGICIAYEALIPADPSAPQDHQKLEKIIKYINETQVNVIVLFSVDKPVQALLELWISHGFSQKVWIATEAWVMSDIVTSIPNIQTIGTVIGFTIKGGIVPGFQDYVTDLFASVQQESFCRASWEYSRDADSTVLGPQCRQCDNVSLPDISHLLENQQTYAVYVAVYSMAHALHQALGCTAEGCPKATVKSWQLLDIMKTLRFTLDNQSFQMNQFHSTNQGYDVMFWSWQKNSLQYISVGDYRGSLSIDTSQIRFHTLDNTKPVSTCFQRCEPGQIKRVKGFHLCCYDCIDCEENTYQGTREDLFCTECPEHQWSPIRSTKCYDRSERYLFWDEPLVIGLLVLMLFATVLTCLSAVLFLKSLNTPLVQASGGTRSIFALLCLLLTCLSFCLHIGKPSVVSCMVQQPFYALGLSACFSTFLVKSLEIVLLTEFTSCPKSSLLWVTQKRAWLVVAIACLVESMLCFWYIYSVPAIPASNYKLLHSQVLIGCRVQSWFAFIMIHGYTGGLAFICFLCTFMVQTPAKRYNMARGITFSMLSYFVTWIAFVATYSTVQPTQQPAAQICSGLLCVLGLLASYYLPKCYILLFKPEWNTVAYFQLHQGGAS